A single Parabacteroides timonensis DNA region contains:
- a CDS encoding SusD/RagB family nutrient-binding outer membrane lipoprotein, whose amino-acid sequence MKKINNSKKILVAALMGVTALTSSCRDDFSDINSSPSQVTTAEPTYLFAQAVLKFEPSGYLYWFYNAPMMYSWAQMATPTSGFTSTFTTTTATGQQGTQYLETLKYVRDLEHYRSTLSEEEAAKYANISACLDVLTAYLGIFDTDMYGDTPFTDAAKAIHGGTLTPAYDTIESLYDLWLNQLDAAINTLTTSTNQIELSTQDVVYNGDVAKWAKLANTVKLRIASRLVIQNKSRALEIAQQVASASCGYIDSANDAMLFNKAMTNTSSNDYVYHWSNGFLESTAGSQRVLDFMLENKDPRVRFCYSKNEWNSIIIQAFYDQDRAIPSFVEKNVEYTTDANGKKQFVAWKGMGEPWVRYYGIPVEFNAQDNAALYGDYFKPETRFRLTEVGGTASKSYVPYSMFQRQMVIGRNYTFTMPTPPGGPVIEKTEDRPWYGLYLGAAEANLFLAEFKLLGANLPQSAEFYYNRGIRFSVEEYDKLAELNQIAYYGTTYDYDPHEVSIELKDGEIDTMMENEDYKLTGSTEEQLEKVYIQQMLNYTLYPDELYVTSRRTGLPKFGSNLISREDFSLVPVTSIPRRLDTGLPLETDLMYQNKVDAFQRQGFTPTAAGPNGPTLNAERVWQDKGAPQWGEGLKE is encoded by the coding sequence ATGAAAAAGATAAATAATTCAAAAAAGATATTGGTTGCTGCTTTAATGGGGGTAACCGCACTCACAAGTAGCTGCCGGGATGATTTTTCGGATATCAACTCAAGCCCATCGCAAGTTACAACAGCAGAGCCGACCTACCTTTTTGCTCAAGCCGTATTAAAATTTGAACCTTCTGGATATTTGTATTGGTTCTACAATGCCCCGATGATGTATTCATGGGCGCAGATGGCGACACCGACTAGCGGATTTACTTCAACATTTACAACAACGACAGCTACCGGACAACAGGGAACACAATATCTGGAGACACTAAAATATGTTCGTGATTTGGAACACTATCGTTCAACATTAAGTGAAGAAGAGGCCGCTAAATATGCAAACATTAGCGCTTGTCTGGATGTCTTGACTGCTTACTTAGGTATTTTCGACACAGATATGTATGGGGATACTCCATTTACAGATGCAGCCAAGGCTATTCACGGAGGTACATTAACACCAGCTTATGATACCATTGAAAGTTTATATGACCTTTGGTTGAATCAGTTGGATGCTGCTATTAATACACTGACAACATCAACAAACCAGATTGAACTATCAACACAAGATGTTGTTTACAACGGGGATGTTGCTAAATGGGCTAAATTGGCTAACACGGTGAAACTTCGTATTGCATCTCGCCTGGTTATTCAAAATAAATCGCGCGCATTAGAAATAGCACAGCAAGTCGCTTCTGCTTCTTGTGGTTATATCGACAGTGCAAATGATGCGATGTTATTCAATAAAGCTATGACTAACACAAGTTCTAACGACTATGTTTACCACTGGAGTAACGGATTCTTGGAATCTACAGCTGGCAGTCAGCGTGTGCTTGATTTCATGCTAGAGAATAAAGACCCTCGCGTTCGTTTCTGTTACAGCAAGAATGAATGGAATTCCATTATCATACAGGCTTTTTATGATCAGGATAGAGCAATTCCCTCTTTTGTAGAGAAAAATGTTGAGTATACAACAGATGCAAACGGTAAGAAACAGTTTGTAGCATGGAAAGGTATGGGTGAACCTTGGGTTCGTTATTATGGTATACCTGTAGAGTTCAATGCACAGGATAACGCTGCTTTATACGGAGATTATTTCAAACCTGAAACTCGTTTTAGATTGACAGAAGTAGGAGGTACGGCAAGTAAATCTTATGTTCCTTATTCTATGTTCCAACGTCAGATGGTTATTGGTCGTAACTATACCTTTACAATGCCGACACCTCCGGGTGGACCGGTTATTGAAAAAACAGAAGATCGTCCTTGGTATGGTTTATATCTTGGTGCTGCAGAAGCAAACCTGTTCTTAGCTGAATTTAAACTGTTAGGTGCAAACTTACCTCAATCTGCAGAGTTTTATTATAACCGTGGTATTCGATTCTCTGTTGAAGAATATGATAAGCTGGCTGAATTGAACCAGATTGCTTATTATGGTACAACTTACGATTACGACCCACATGAAGTTTCTATTGAACTGAAAGATGGCGAAATCGATACAATGATGGAGAATGAAGATTATAAACTGACAGGAAGTACAGAAGAGCAATTAGAAAAAGTGTATATCCAGCAAATGTTGAATTATACGCTTTATCCGGATGAATTGTATGTAACCTCTCGTCGCACAGGTTTACCCAAGTTTGGTTCGAATTTAATTTCACGTGAAGATTTCTCATTGGTTCCGGTTACAAGTATTCCTCGTCGATTGGATACAGGACTTCCTTTGGAAACAGACTTGATGTATCAAAACAAAGTTGATGCTTTCCAACGTCAAGGTTTCACACCTACAGCTGCTGGTCCGAACGGTCCGACTTTGAATGCAGAACGTGTATGGCAGGACAAGGGAGCCCCTCAATGGGGAGAAGGTCTGAAAGAATAA
- a CDS encoding SusC/RagA family TonB-linked outer membrane protein has translation MLKNFKPVGLILFAGALCLPKVYAETTPVRPEVNFSQQSGKVTGTVEDEFGPVAGASVVVKGTTNGNITDMDGNFTLEGVNNGDIIQVSFIGYATQEIQYTGQASLQIKLAEDTQKLDEVVVTALGMKRSTKALGYAMTEMKGDDLNKNVINPVSALQGKVAGVEISGSDGGMFGSSKILIRGASTLGANNQPIYVVDGVILDNGIKDGDPEYSTTDADYGNELKNLNPDDFESISVLKGAAATALYGSRGLNGAVVITTKSGKGMNGLGINFSQTVGIDHMYKQPNLQYEYGPGQYAGNVSYGQTDGSGNYYKWDNIGQFMLNSAGQHTLIGASGRHWGPKYDGSAIEMWDGSMGVYSPYKNNMKDAYDLGVNSNTNISVSGSNEKTSFYTSLSYKYANGTLPNNSFQRLSFMAKASHKITNKVELEASITFANSNPKNAQPNIGEYFVDVNQGPFGGLYDTRYWRTRYKGSHGGLASSDYGDEYANIPGIGLWWNIFENEYSQKETSVRPGLILNIDILDWLKFRAEGNYNYYYKRYESKQPGTGYANTKSGYYALGLYNKEQTNFNAMFTVNKQVGDWTFGGFLRGEYYNNFEQTMDMNTNGGLVIPNQYFIENSINQITYKGKLQYEKRMLSVAFQASASWRDQVFVDVTGRNDWSSSLVYSDRHGNYSYFYPSVNGSWLISSTFRDQLPEWISFAKVRGSWAQVGNDTEAYIINSAYSLNTSTTTNGTNIYALELPSKAYSQDLKPERKNAWEIGLDWRFINNRIGVDLTYYKENTKDQIMTIDVPYVSGISQQLINAGNIQNKGVEIALNTTPYQNDDWQWDLNFTYTKNTSKIVELHENVADYITLDGQVSGGNFRVASVAKVGESYGLLMTDSKPKVDEATGLPVLDAVTQYGAMHAMYYKRSGTAEIVGSLVPDFLGSINTTLRYKDWSLSASFDMRFGGYVASYGDRYGTAYGMTETSLKWRDSEHGGMTYTSIWDGKTYHDGLIPVGLVEGGTSLPLPDGTTYTVADGGETYQALYDKGLVDPQHGSAWHFFSNGFAQGTINDSWYKKLNYIALRELSLSYRVPKSFCEKFHAKSLNLSFTGRNLGYLLNSMPNKSNPESVRGTSASEFRVRSFSGLTASYMFTLNVGF, from the coding sequence ATGTTGAAAAACTTTAAACCAGTTGGCTTAATTTTGTTTGCTGGCGCCTTATGCTTACCTAAAGTATATGCCGAAACAACACCTGTTAGGCCGGAAGTGAATTTTTCTCAGCAAAGCGGGAAAGTCACAGGAACAGTTGAAGATGAATTCGGTCCTGTTGCCGGAGCATCTGTCGTAGTGAAAGGAACAACCAACGGTAATATTACTGACATGGACGGTAATTTTACATTGGAGGGAGTAAACAATGGTGACATCATCCAGGTCTCTTTTATAGGATATGCCACTCAGGAAATTCAGTACACAGGACAAGCATCTCTGCAGATAAAATTAGCAGAAGACACTCAGAAACTGGACGAAGTCGTTGTGACGGCTTTAGGTATGAAACGTTCGACGAAAGCTTTGGGGTACGCCATGACAGAAATGAAAGGCGACGACTTGAATAAGAATGTCATCAACCCGGTATCCGCTTTGCAAGGGAAGGTAGCAGGTGTGGAAATCTCCGGTTCTGATGGTGGTATGTTCGGTTCTTCCAAAATTTTGATTCGCGGTGCTTCTACATTAGGAGCGAACAACCAGCCTATATACGTCGTAGACGGTGTTATCCTGGATAACGGAATTAAAGACGGAGATCCTGAATATTCCACGACCGACGCCGACTATGGTAACGAACTGAAAAACTTGAATCCGGACGATTTCGAATCCATCTCTGTATTGAAGGGAGCTGCTGCAACCGCTCTTTACGGTTCACGCGGTCTGAATGGTGCTGTCGTTATTACGACAAAAAGCGGCAAAGGCATGAATGGCCTGGGTATCAATTTCTCCCAGACTGTCGGTATCGACCATATGTATAAACAACCGAATCTGCAGTATGAATACGGACCGGGACAATATGCTGGTAACGTTTCTTACGGCCAGACAGACGGTTCTGGTAACTACTATAAATGGGACAACATCGGTCAGTTCATGCTGAACAGCGCAGGACAGCATACATTGATCGGTGCCAGCGGACGTCACTGGGGACCGAAATATGACGGTTCAGCAATCGAAATGTGGGATGGTTCTATGGGCGTCTACAGTCCGTATAAGAACAATATGAAAGATGCCTACGACCTGGGAGTAAACTCGAATACGAATATCTCTGTCAGCGGTTCAAACGAAAAGACCTCTTTCTACACCTCCCTTTCTTACAAATATGCAAACGGCACATTACCGAACAATAGCTTCCAGCGTTTATCTTTCATGGCAAAAGCTTCCCATAAGATTACAAATAAGGTTGAATTGGAAGCATCTATTACCTTTGCTAACTCAAATCCGAAAAATGCACAACCTAATATTGGTGAATATTTTGTAGATGTAAACCAAGGTCCGTTCGGTGGTTTGTATGACACCCGCTACTGGAGAACCCGCTATAAAGGTTCACACGGCGGTTTGGCTAGCTCTGACTATGGTGATGAATATGCTAATATTCCAGGTATCGGATTATGGTGGAATATTTTTGAAAATGAATATTCGCAGAAAGAAACTTCTGTTCGTCCCGGATTAATCCTGAATATAGATATCCTTGACTGGTTAAAGTTCCGTGCTGAAGGTAACTACAACTATTATTATAAACGTTATGAAAGTAAACAACCGGGTACAGGATATGCCAATACGAAATCCGGTTACTATGCATTAGGTTTATATAATAAAGAACAGACCAACTTCAATGCTATGTTTACTGTGAATAAACAAGTTGGTGATTGGACTTTCGGAGGTTTCTTACGTGGTGAATACTACAACAACTTCGAACAGACCATGGATATGAACACAAATGGCGGTTTGGTTATTCCGAATCAATATTTTATCGAGAACTCCATCAACCAGATTACATACAAGGGTAAGCTTCAGTATGAAAAACGTATGTTATCTGTTGCTTTCCAGGCTAGTGCTAGTTGGAGAGATCAGGTGTTCGTAGATGTTACCGGACGTAATGACTGGTCTTCTTCATTAGTATATTCTGACAGACATGGTAACTATTCTTATTTCTATCCGTCAGTAAACGGTTCTTGGTTGATCTCTTCTACATTCCGTGATCAACTTCCGGAATGGATTTCCTTTGCTAAGGTTCGTGGTTCATGGGCACAGGTAGGTAATGATACAGAAGCTTATATCATCAACTCCGCTTATTCGTTGAATACTTCTACAACAACAAATGGAACAAATATTTATGCCTTGGAATTACCGTCAAAGGCATATTCGCAGGATTTGAAACCGGAACGTAAAAATGCGTGGGAAATTGGTTTGGACTGGCGCTTTATAAACAACCGTATTGGTGTCGATTTGACTTATTATAAGGAAAATACAAAAGACCAGATCATGACAATTGATGTTCCTTATGTATCAGGTATTAGCCAGCAGTTAATCAATGCCGGTAACATTCAAAATAAAGGTGTGGAAATCGCATTGAATACAACTCCATATCAAAACGATGATTGGCAGTGGGATTTGAATTTTACTTATACAAAGAACACAAGTAAAATAGTAGAACTACATGAAAATGTAGCCGATTATATAACACTGGATGGTCAAGTAAGTGGAGGTAACTTCCGTGTTGCTTCTGTTGCCAAAGTTGGTGAATCTTATGGTCTGTTGATGACCGACTCTAAACCAAAAGTTGATGAAGCTACAGGTTTACCAGTATTAGATGCTGTGACTCAGTACGGTGCTATGCATGCAATGTATTATAAACGTTCAGGAACTGCAGAAATTGTCGGTTCACTGGTTCCTGATTTCTTAGGTTCGATTAATACAACTTTGAGATACAAAGATTGGAGTTTAAGTGCTTCATTCGATATGCGTTTTGGTGGTTATGTAGCCTCTTATGGTGACCGTTACGGTACGGCGTATGGTATGACAGAAACTTCATTAAAATGGCGCGACTCAGAACATGGTGGTATGACATATACTTCTATTTGGGATGGAAAGACTTATCATGATGGTTTGATACCTGTTGGTTTGGTTGAAGGTGGAACTTCTCTGCCATTACCTGATGGAACCACATATACGGTTGCAGATGGTGGCGAGACTTATCAGGCTTTGTATGACAAAGGACTGGTAGACCCGCAGCATGGTTCAGCATGGCATTTCTTCTCTAACGGATTTGCACAAGGAACAATTAATGATAGTTGGTATAAGAAACTAAACTATATCGCTTTGCGTGAACTGTCATTAAGCTATCGCGTTCCAAAAAGTTTCTGTGAAAAGTTCCATGCTAAAAGCTTGAACCTTTCGTTTACAGGACGTAACTTAGGTTATTTGCTGAACTCAATGCCTAATAAATCGAATCCGGAATCTGTACGTGGTACTTCTGCTTCTGAATTCCGTGTTCGTTCTTTCAGTGGTTTGACAGCCAGCTATATGTTTACACTAAATGTTGGTTTCTAA
- a CDS encoding HU family DNA-binding protein produces the protein MPAVYRMEKNPPKKGASQKVVLHPRIIPRGTVSTEEVIEEASSRSTYSRGDLQGAVRLIADVLKKKLKDGYNVSLDGIGYFSVSLQSRPVEDKKELRSESVDFKNVNFRCCAQLKRELKTMRLERYKEPQKAEFSEEEKERRLFRYLDRNAYITTLVYQGLMGCTEYMARKELKQFVADGLLMENGTRRMCIYVKPPEPEELPDTLVVESNIRELQPG, from the coding sequence ATGCCAGCAGTTTACAGGATGGAGAAGAACCCGCCGAAAAAGGGGGCGAGCCAAAAAGTAGTCTTGCACCCCCGTATCATTCCCAGGGGGACAGTGAGCACAGAAGAAGTTATCGAAGAAGCCTCTTCGCGATCCACTTATTCACGGGGGGATTTGCAGGGTGCCGTCCGGCTGATTGCCGATGTGTTGAAGAAGAAGTTGAAAGACGGGTATAATGTGTCTCTGGATGGCATCGGTTATTTCAGTGTCTCTTTGCAGTCGCGTCCGGTTGAAGATAAAAAGGAGCTGCGCAGTGAGTCGGTAGATTTTAAGAATGTGAATTTCCGTTGCTGTGCCCAGTTGAAACGTGAACTGAAGACGATGAGGCTGGAGCGTTACAAAGAACCCCAAAAAGCCGAATTTTCGGAAGAAGAGAAAGAGCGGAGGTTATTCAGGTATCTGGATCGCAATGCTTATATTACTACGCTGGTCTATCAGGGTCTGATGGGCTGTACGGAATATATGGCGCGGAAAGAACTTAAGCAATTTGTAGCCGACGGCCTCCTGATGGAAAACGGTACCCGCCGTATGTGTATCTATGTCAAACCGCCCGAACCGGAGGAGCTGCCGGATACGTTGGTGGTGGAGTCGAATATAAGGGAGCTTCAACCAGGTTGA